One part of the Lotus japonicus ecotype B-129 chromosome 2, LjGifu_v1.2 genome encodes these proteins:
- the LOC130738018 gene encoding protein unc-13 homolog, with protein MGLYTRRRHDSSPGPFPPLSPPTISVPSPLLPHHLRHDSSPFPFPNTSPQPPPPPHSHDFPRHNRRESLPGAAPSFPPTSPPSSSLHSRRDSYPGPFPSLPSPPSSTADPPPLLFHARRESCPGPFPSPRRHESDPTLLPSTSSPFLNHPRHRFKRRLDLDLAWPFGELEGVDDDDKRETAYEIFFTACRSCPGFGGRSALTFHSKHENDHGGGTQTSRVKQALGLKMLRSSMYQRMVSFGRGSGWSSMPSSPVADGSPRSRVAPRRTMTMAEVMRLQMGVSEQSDSRLRKTLMRTLVGQLGRQAETIILPLELLRHLKPSEFSNPHEYHLWQKRQLKILEAGLLLHPSIPVEKNNTFAMNLRDIINSAELQPLDTSKTSETMRTFSNAVVSLSMRSPNGIPTNVCHWANGYPVNIHLYISLLQSIFDLADETLVLDEVDELLELMKKTWSTLGINRQIHNVCFTWVLFQQYVTTEQIEPDLLCASHAMLNEVANDAKKERDSLYVKILTCVLSSMQGWGDKRLLNYHEYFQGGAIGQIENLLPLALLASKILRDVANSDGEEQHKGDKTPVDFSRDLVDDYIRSSLKNAFEKIGEAANVKSAESETEKEISELMLQLAQETEDLAMKERKYYSPILKKWHTIAAAVGALTLNNCYGHVLKQYLSEVMTSITVEIVLVLHRAKKLEDVLVQMVVEETADCEDGGKTIVREMVPFEVDSTIMDLTRKWIEESLHEEKECLQRAKETESWNPKSKSEPYAKSVVELMNLAKKIVYEFFQIPISITEDLVEELADGLTKIIREYMMFVAACGLKENYIPSLPPLTRCNRNSKFHKLWKIARPCNVSCEDPHIYGILEANHPHSCTSRGTQRLYIRLNTLYYLLSQIPSLDKSLSLTPRVVPSDRHKTRSTSYFESASSSVLAACQHVSEVASYRLIFLDSNSFFYDSLYVGDVANARINHVHALTTLKHNIKLMTAILTERAQGPAVKEVMKASFDAFLMVLLAGGTSRAFNESDHQSILEDFEGLKQEFRTCGEGFVAENVVEKEAEKVEGVIALMGMSTEDLMENLSSLSSESSGIGIVGNGQKLPMPPTTGKWKTTDPNTILRVLCYRNDRVANHFLKRTFQIAKRR; from the exons ATGGGTCTCTACACCCGCCGCCGCCACGACTCCTCTCCCGGCCCCTTCCCTCCGCTCTCACCGCCGACCATCTCCGTCCCCTCCCCACTCCTCCCCCACCACCTCCGCCATGACTCCTCTCCTTTCCCCTTCCCCAACACctcaccacaaccaccaccaccaccacattcCCACGATTTCCCCCGCCACAACCGCCGCGAATCCCTACCCGGCGCTGCCCCTTCTTTCCCTCCCACCTCCCCGCCGTCCTCATCTCTCCATTCCCGGCGCGATTCCTACCCCGGCCCCTTCCCTTCGCTCCCCTCACCGCCCTCCTCAACCGCCGaccctcctcctctcctcttccACGCCCGCCGTGAATCCTGCCCCGGCCCCTTCCCCTCGCCGCGCCGCCACGAATCCGACCCGACCCTCCTCCCTTCCACCTCATCACCCTTTCTCAACCACCCCCGCCACCGTTTCAAACGCCGGCTCGACCTCGACCTCGCGTGGCCCTTCGGCGAGCTTGAAGGCGTTGACGATGATGACAAGAGGGAAACCGCCTACGAAATCTTCTTCACGGCGTGCCGGTCCTGCCCCGGATTCGGTGGCCGGAGCGCGCTTACGTTTCATTCCAAGCACGAGAATGACCACGGCGGCGGAACGCAGACGAGCAGGGTGAAGCAAGCCCTCGGGTTGAAGATGTTGAGAAGCTCCATGTATCAGAGAATGGTTTCCTTCGGGAGAGGCAGTGGCTGGTCGTCCATGCCGTCATCGCCGGTGGCTGACGGAAGCCCGCGGTCCCGGGTCGCGCCGCGGAGGACGATGACTATGGCGGAGGTCATGAGGCTGCAGATGGGGGTGTCGGAGCAGAGTGATAGCCGGCTGAGGAAAACCCTCATGAGGACCCTTGTTGGCCAA CTTGGCCGGCAAGCAGAAACGATAATCCTCCCCTTGGAACTCCTTCGCCACCTAAAACCTTCAGAATTCAGCAATCCCCATGAGTACCATTTATGGCAAAAGAGGCAGCTTAAGATCCTTGAAGCCGGGCTCCTGTTGCACCCTTCAATTCCTGTAGAGAAAAACAACACATTTGCCATGAACCTCAGGGACATTATTAACAGTGCTGAACTTCAACCTCTAGACACTAGCAAAACCTCAGAAACCATGAGAACCTTCAGCAACGCCGTGGTTTCGTTGTCGATGAGAAGCCCTAATGGCATTCCCACTAACGTTTGCCATTGGGCTAATGGATACCCTGTCAATATTCACCTCTACATTTCTCTTCTTCAATCGATTTTCGATCTCGCTGACGAGACACTGGTCCTTGATGAGGTAGATGAGCTTCTTGAGCTGATGAAGAAAACGTGGTCAACATTGGGGATCAATAGGCAGATTCACAATGTGTGCTTCACATGGGTGCTGTTTCAGCAGTATGTGACAACTGAGCAGATAGAACCTGATCTTCTTTGTGCCTCACATGCTATGTTGAATGAGGTGGCAAATGATGCTAAGAAAGAAAGGGACTCTTTGTATGTTAAGATATTGACATGTGTGCTCAGTTCAATGCAGGGGTGGGGAGATAAGAGATTGCTTAACTACCATGAATATTTCCAGGGAGGGGCTATTGGACAAATTGAGAACCTTCTTCCTTTGGCCTTGTTAGCATCCAAGATTTTAAGAGATGTTGCGAACTCTGATGGGGAAGAGCAACATAAAGGAGATAAAACTCCAGTGGATTTCTCTCGAGATCTGGTTGATGATTATATTCGCTCTTCCTTGAAAAATGCATTTGAAAAG ATAGGGGAAGCAGCAAATGTCAAATCTGCTGAATCTGAAACAGAGAAAGAAATAAGTGAACTTATGCTTCAATTAGCCCAGGAGACTGAAGATTTGGCAATGAAGGAGAGAAAATATTACAGTCCAATATTAAAGAAATGGCACACAATAGCAGCAGCAGTTGGGGCGTTGACGCTGAATAATTGCTATGGACATGTGCTAAAGCAGTATTTAAGTGAAGTGATGACCTCAATAACAGTTGAGATAGTTCTAGTACTGCATAGGGCTAAAAAGCTagaagatgttttagttcaAATGGTAGTTGAAGAAACTGCTGATTGTGAGGATGGTGGCAAAACAATAGTGAGAGAGATGGTTCCCTTTGAAGTTGATTCAACCATAATGGACCTTACAAGAAAATGGATAGAGGAGTCACTGCATGAAGAGAAAGAGTGTCTGCAAAGAGCAAAAGAAACTGAA TCATGGAATCCAAAGTCTAAATCAGAGCCGTATGCAAAATCAGTGGTAGAGCTGATGAATTTGGCCAAGAAAATTGTGTACGAATTCTTCCAAATCCCAATATCAATAACTGAGGATTTAGTTGAAGAACTTGCAGATGGATTAACAAAAATCATCCGAGAGTACATGATGTTTGTTGCAGCATGTG GTTTGAAAGAGAACTACATTCCCTCACTTCCCCCACTGACCAGGTGCAACAGGAACTCAAAGTTCCACAAGCTGTGGAAGATAGCTAGGCCCTGCAACGTTAGTTGTGAAGATCCACACATATATGGAATATTAGAAGCTAATCACCCCCATTCATGCACGAGCCGCGGAACACAGCGCCTGTACATTCGCCTCAACACCTTATACTACCTCCTTTCTCAAATCCCCTCTCTTGACAAATCACTCTCCCTGACCCCACGAGTGGTTCCTTCAGACCGCCACAAGACTCGAAGCACTTCATACTTTGAATCAGCAAGCAGCTCCGTCCTTGCAGCCTGCCAGCACGTCTCTGAAGTCGCTTCCTACCGCCTCATATTCCTCGACTCAAACTCCTTCTTCTATGACAGCCTCTATGTTGGCGATGTAGCGAATGCCCGGATAAACCATGTCCATGCCTTGACAACCCTCAAGCACAATATCAAACTAATGACTGCAATTCTGACAGAGAGAGCTCAAGGACCTGCAGTGAAGGAAGTCATGAAGGCCTCTTTTGATGCATTTCTCATGGTTTTGCTTGCGGGGGGAACGTCAAGGGCGTTTAATGAGTCCGATCATCAGAGTATCCTAGAGGACTTTGAAGGTCTGAAGCAGGAATTCCGCACTTGTGGAGAAGGATTTGTGGCAGAAAATGTGGTGGAGAAAGAGGCTGAGAAAGTGGAGGGAGTCATTGCATTGATGGGGATGAGCACTGAAGACTTGATGGAGAATTTGAGTAGCTTGTCAAGTGAATCAAGTGGAATAGGAATTGTTGGGAATGGGCAGAAGTTGCCAATGCCTCCTACTACTGGGAAGTGGAAGACAACAGACCCCAACACAATATTGAGGGTATTGTGCTATAGAAATGATAGAGTTGCAAATCATTTTTTGAAGAGGACATTCCAGATAGCTAAAAGGAGATGA
- the LOC130738020 gene encoding putative UPF0481 protein At3g02645 has protein sequence MEVHSNSSFENISEGKDLVRFLSEMLEGVELPEESLVYEQCIYRVPHKIRQANDEAYNPRVVSIGPIHHPFRPSGNNRLKPMEELKLQYLKSFLNGAQLSVGECVSKLKDLEISIRRCYAEPIQHSSDDFLKMVLIDACFIIEHFLRYYSFQDWIKRDPLFLKPWLANDVALDLILLENQLPFFVLEGLYNLAIAPHATAGLPSFVDVTFNYFKPHNQQNIEPSNVRVQHFTDLLRIFMLPSSVDGGLPERRVDVAHHLYNASQLLEAGLVFKVSPNKCLLDLKFHKGVLMMPCFKVHSSTEVFIRNIVAFEQCHHPTSPYITEYIKILDFLIDKEKDVNILVDKKIIVSLLGDDDAVATMVNNLCSNVTLPHINSEYRSLCDQLNGFYENPRNKYKAIFIHEYFNTPWKIASTIAAISLLLLTLIQTVCSIISLFQG, from the coding sequence ATGGAGGTGCACTCAAATAGTTCATTTGAAAACATAAGTGAAGGAAAGGATTTGGTGAGATTCCTGAGCGAGATGCTAGAAGGAGTGGAGCTTCCTGAAGAGTCTTTAGTCTATGAACAATGTATCTACAGAGTTCCCCACAAAATTCGTCAAGCAAATGATGAAGCATATAATCCTCGTGTTGTTTCCATTGGCCCCATTCACCACCCATTTCGACCCAGTGGCAACAATAGACTGAAACCAATGGAGGAGCTCAAACTGCAGTATCTCAAGAGCTTTCTCAATGGGGCTCAGCTAAGTGTTGGGGAATGTGTTTCCAAACTGAAGGACTTGGAAATAAGCATTAGGCGGTGTTATGCGGAGCCAATTCAACATAGCAGCGATGATTTCTTAAAGATGGTGCTAATTGATGCTTGTTTCATAATTGAGCATTTTCTTAGATATTATAGTTTCCAAGATTGGATCAAAAGGGACCCTTTATTCCTAAAACCATGGCTGGCAAACGATGTTGCGCTTGACTTGATCCTACTTGAAAATCAGCTCCCTTTCTTTGTTCTTGAAGGATTGTACAACCTAGCAATTGCTCCTCATGCAACTGCTGGTTTGCCCTCTTTTGTTGATGTTACTTTCAACTATTTTAAACCACACAACCAACAAAACATAGAACCTTCAAATGTACGTGTGCAACATTTCACTGATCTTCTAAGGATTTTCATGTTACCCTCATCGGTTGATGGTGGACTACCAGAAAGAAGAGTGGATGTGGCTCATCATCTATATAATGCAAGCCAACTATTAGAGGCAGGTTTAGTTTTCAAGGTTAGTCCAAATAAATGCTTACTTGATTTGAAATTTCACAAGGGTGTGCTGATGATGCCGTGCTTTAAGGTACATAGCTCAACTGAGGTATTTATCAGGAATATAGTTGCATTTGAGCAATGTCACCATCCTACTTCACCCTACATCACTGAGTACATAAAGATTCTAGATTTTTTGATCGACAAAGAGAAAGATGTGAACATACTAGTTGACAAGAAAATTATTGTTAGCTTGCTGGGTGATGATGATGCAGTAGCTACAATGGTCAATAATCTATGCTCAAATGTCACCTTGCCACACATCAACTCTGAATATCGCTCTCTGTGTGATCAATTGAACGGTTTCTATGAAAACCCTCGCAACAAATATAAGGCAATCTTCATACACGAGTACTTCAATACTCCTTGGAAAATAGCATCTACAATTGCTGCAATTTCGCTACTTTTGCTTACCTTGATTCAGACCGTATGTTCCATCATATCATTATTTCAAGGCTGA